The genomic DNA GCCATAGTCATTGGCAAAACAGCCTGATTTGGGGTGAAAACCTGGAGAATATCTCCATCCTGGGGCCAGGACTTATTTATGGCAAAGGCCTTGTAACCGAAGGCGACAGAAAGCCTTCAGGAACGGGGAATAAGACAATCAGCCTCAAGTTTTGCCGTAATGTCAACTTAAAGGATATTTCCATCCTGATGGGAGGGCATTTTGCAATTCTTGCCACTGGTGTGGATAATTTCACCATCGATAACCTGAAGATTGATACCAATCGCGACGGTATGGATATAGATTGTTGCCGCAATGTAAGGGTATCGAATTGCAGCGTCAATTCCCCCGGAGATGATGGCATTTGCCTGAAAAGCTGCTATGGACTGGGCATGGCCCGCTCCACGGATAATGTAACCATTACCAATTGCCTGGTCAGTGGTTTTGATGCGGGGACTATGCTGGATGGAACTTACCAATGCCAGAAAACAAAAACACCGCGTACTGGTCGTATTAAATGTGGAACAGAATCAAATGGAGGATTCAGGAATATAACCATAACAAACTGTGTGTTCGACCATTGCCGCGGATTGGCTTTGGAAACAGTTGATGGTGCCCTGCTTGAGGATGTTTCGATCACCAATATTACCATGCGCGATATTGTGAATT from Bacteroidota bacterium includes the following:
- a CDS encoding glycosyl hydrolase family 28-related protein, coding for MKKRNFILGLFLLLCSLANAQVSAPVFNVKEYGATGNGKSLDSPAINAAIDAAAKAGGGTVYLQAGTYLCYSIRLKSNIALYLDQGAVILADDSTGYDAPEPNQWYKFQDFGHSHWQNSLIWGENLENISILGPGLIYGKGLVTEGDRKPSGTGNKTISLKFCRNVNLKDISILMGGHFAILATGVDNFTIDNLKIDTNRDGMDIDCCRNVRVSNCSVNSPGDDGICLKSCYGLGMARSTDNVTITNCLVSGFDAGTMLDGTYQCQKTKTPRTGRIKCGTESNGGFRNITITNCVFDHCRGLALETVDGALLEDVSITNITMRDIVN